Within Paenibacillus sabinae T27, the genomic segment AAGAGGATATTACATATACAGTTATTGATGGTCAACAACGATTAAGTACTATAAGAAATTTTATTGAAGGAGAAGGTACTGAGGATGAACTGACCCTTCAAGGATTACAGATTAGAGCTGATCTAAATGACAAAAAATACTCCGATTTATCCCGTGAAGATAAAGGAAAGCTTAATAAACAATATATACGTTGTATTGTTATCTTGAACGATTCGGATCCCCAAATTAAGTTCGATGTCTTTGAAAGACTTAATTCGGGAAGCACCCACTTAACAGAGCAGGAAATTAGAAACTGTATATATCGAGGTAACTTTAATACTCTACTTAAACAATTATCCGAAAACCAAAATTTCAATTCGATGTTAAAACTCCCAGAAAAAGACCAAAAGAACATGACAAATGTAGAATACGTGTTACGCTTTTTAAGTTATAGAGAATCGCTTAATCAATATCAAGGGTCTGTAAAGGAATTTCTAAATGATTTTATGAAGGACAATAGAGTCATATCCGATGAACGCAGTTTATTTTTCACAGAATTATTTAATTCTACAATTGAAGTCATACATCACATTTTCGGTAATAATGGTTTTAGTAGATTTTTGCCTTCTAGAGACTCCTGGCATAACGCCCTTAACAGAGCGGTATTTGATGCTGAAATGGTCGCATTCTCTCGCTTTCATTTTAATATCTCGGAACTTGATAATGAGGGAATAATGAGAAACATAAAAGAATTAATGTCAGATGCCGCATTTGTGAGAACCATTGCTAGTTCTACAAATTCTCCCGAAAAAGTAAAGCTACGTATTCGTCTAATGGAAGAATGCATTTCTGAGTTTGGGGTGAAGCGGTCTTGTTGACAAGTTTTAAACAATTTGAAGAAAGAATGACGGAAATCGATTGTTTAATTGAACTACTTCCTCCTAAACCCACTAGTGAAAATGTAAATAAAATCAATTCATTATGTAGAGCTGCTGCTGTATTATTATGCAGCCATCTTGAAGGTTTTCTACAAGATCTTATGGAGGAGTTCGTGGAAGAGATAAATCAGTTGTCCGTTGGCTTCAAAAAACTACCACTTGAACTTTATTTACAGAATACTTTACCCAAAGGGCAGATAACGAATAACAACTTCGATTCAGTATTGAAA encodes:
- a CDS encoding DUF262 domain-containing protein encodes the protein MDELQLSIEDLSTEEVIETNPYQNKDRKLVTQPYDMSVATVVAQIKNHDIILDPEYQRKYRWSPVKASRFIESLLLNVPIPTVFLAEEEDITYTVIDGQQRLSTIRNFIEGEGTEDELTLQGLQIRADLNDKKYSDLSREDKGKLNKQYIRCIVILNDSDPQIKFDVFERLNSGSTHLTEQEIRNCIYRGNFNTLLKQLSENQNFNSMLKLPEKDQKNMTNVEYVLRFLSYRESLNQYQGSVKEFLNDFMKDNRVISDERSLFFTELFNSTIEVIHHIFGNNGFSRFLPSRDSWHNALNRAVFDAEMVAFSRFHFNISELDNEGIMRNIKELMSDAAFVRTIASSTNSPEKVKLRIRLMEECISEFGVKRSC